In the Herpetosiphonaceae bacterium genome, one interval contains:
- a CDS encoding S8 family serine peptidase encodes MVGNTTDAFSHAPTADSGSEILVKFHAPHTVAAVQRFAAAYDGTRDREILHIGVHVLRFPPTTNQQALLHRLRANSAVAYAETNSVATVQLIPDDPGYPNQWGLTTINAPQGWDLAQGDPAVVIAVIDTGVDPYHPDLSGKQVPGWNYDSFSPGYNTADTTDNHGHGTHVAGIAAAATNNARGIAGVCPLCRIMPVKVLGADGSGTYDAVASGILYAADHGAQVINLSLGGSASSQGLQEAVTYAASRGALLIAAAGNDGTNFPTYPAALPGVMAIAATTSSDQRAAFSNYNTYLSVAAPGVDVYSTVWSNTAGSTYAYKSGTSMATPVVSGLAGLVIAQDASRSSAAVRAMIERSADDLHSSGWDQYTGYGRVNLGRAVSGSVLGMVTDGVTGATLVNAQVEALHAGQVRATTLSQADGSYNLRYLPAGTYDIRITLAGYAPQTRNSVLVETAQVSGPVDVALTRVGSVTGKVTSGRKAVAGATVQALQGTELLGSATTDAYGIYQIANLPAGTYTLTASASGYQSQTKSGVVVNPGQTTSGVNFSLTR; translated from the coding sequence TTGGTCGGCAATACGACCGATGCGTTCAGTCATGCGCCCACTGCTGACTCCGGCTCCGAGATCCTCGTCAAATTCCACGCTCCTCACACCGTCGCTGCCGTCCAACGCTTTGCTGCAGCCTATGATGGCACGCGCGATCGTGAGATCCTGCACATCGGCGTGCATGTGCTACGCTTTCCACCCACGACGAATCAGCAGGCGCTCCTGCACCGCCTGCGGGCCAATTCCGCCGTGGCCTACGCCGAAACCAATAGCGTTGCTACGGTGCAGCTCATTCCCGACGATCCGGGCTATCCCAATCAATGGGGCCTGACGACGATCAACGCGCCGCAGGGCTGGGATCTTGCGCAGGGCGATCCAGCCGTGGTCATCGCCGTCATCGACACCGGCGTTGATCCCTATCATCCCGATCTCAGCGGGAAGCAGGTTCCCGGCTGGAACTACGATTCCTTCAGTCCCGGCTACAACACCGCCGACACCACGGACAATCATGGACATGGCACCCATGTCGCGGGGATCGCCGCCGCTGCGACCAACAATGCCCGTGGCATCGCAGGGGTGTGTCCTTTGTGCCGGATCATGCCGGTCAAAGTGCTGGGCGCGGATGGCAGCGGCACCTACGACGCGGTTGCCTCCGGCATCCTCTATGCTGCCGACCACGGCGCGCAGGTGATCAACCTGAGTCTGGGCGGCTCGGCCTCGTCGCAGGGCCTCCAGGAGGCGGTCACGTACGCTGCCAGCCGGGGCGCGCTCCTGATCGCCGCCGCGGGTAACGACGGAACGAACTTTCCTACTTATCCGGCGGCACTTCCCGGCGTGATGGCGATTGCCGCAACGACCAGCAGCGATCAGCGGGCTGCCTTCTCCAACTACAACACCTATCTGTCGGTCGCCGCGCCCGGCGTGGACGTGTACAGCACGGTCTGGTCAAATACGGCAGGCTCGACGTATGCTTACAAGAGCGGCACGTCGATGGCAACGCCCGTGGTTTCCGGGCTAGCAGGCTTGGTAATTGCGCAGGACGCCAGCCGCTCCAGCGCCGCCGTGCGCGCGATGATCGAACGCTCGGCAGATGATCTCCACAGCTCCGGCTGGGATCAGTACACCGGCTATGGACGGGTCAATCTTGGACGGGCCGTCTCCGGCTCGGTCCTCGGCATGGTCACCGATGGCGTGACCGGCGCGACCCTGGTCAATGCGCAGGTCGAGGCGTTGCACGCAGGCCAGGTGCGAGCGACGACCTTGAGCCAGGCCGATGGCAGCTACAACCTGCGGTACCTTCCCGCTGGAACCTATGACATTCGCATCACGCTCGCGGGCTACGCACCGCAGACGCGCAACAGCGTGCTGGTTGAGACCGCCCAGGTAAGCGGTCCTGTCGATGTGGCGCTGACGCGCGTTGGCTCCGTCACCGGTAAGGTGACGAGCGGGCGCAAAGCCGTTGCAGGCGCGACCGTGCAGGCGCTCCAGGGAACGGAGCTGCTCGGCAGTGCGACCACCGACGCCTACGGTATCTATCAGATCGCCAACCTGCCCGCTGGAACCTACACCCTGACGGCAAGCGCCAGTGGCTACCAGAGCCAGACCAAATCCGGCGTGGTCGTCAATCCGGGTCAGACGACCAGTGGCGTGAACTTTTCACTCACTCGATAG
- a CDS encoding response regulator transcription factor, with the protein MIRVVLVDDHLEFRWITRCLLALDPELEVVGEAGNGLEALDVVAQIQPDVVLMDVQMPLLDGIATTKRMRVAYPDVQIVLFTGGDDGAVLDGVRAGAVRYLCKTTPQAELVAALRAAHRPNSP; encoded by the coding sequence ATGATTCGAGTTGTACTCGTCGATGATCACCTTGAGTTCCGCTGGATCACCCGCTGCTTGCTGGCCTTGGACCCCGAACTCGAGGTGGTCGGCGAAGCTGGGAATGGCCTGGAGGCACTGGACGTGGTGGCGCAGATCCAGCCGGATGTGGTACTCATGGATGTGCAGATGCCGCTGCTGGACGGGATCGCCACGACCAAACGGATGCGAGTTGCCTATCCCGACGTGCAGATCGTCCTGTTCACGGGCGGCGACGATGGCGCGGTGCTGGACGGTGTGCGGGCGGGCGCGGTGAGGTACCTATGCAAAACGACGCCGCAGGCAGAACTCGTAGCGGCGCTGCGGGCGGCGCACAGACCCAACAGTCCATGA
- a CDS encoding RHS repeat-associated core domain-containing protein, producing the protein MLRRQLKRAVLVWLNLLLLMSLLYSGSRLDLADKRGLLVSQRAEAAVIIPDASIGYNFQLASLRITDHNQQTVLNTATGQVSTSAVLDGIRTGSVALGETTLSGTTKVGIYLVKDQLTTLTGAAVRLQIPLLGYDGQLVETAPGVYTANVADSVTFTPIFDGQVSESATRSWQIQPLSATFGSEALHGSSVTAFIPNVTIPSDASHSTSMSVSMSVKFLDTAGQPLANKTLQAQFGIPARNYTETITLTTDAQGIATYTRTEPFTVSITGGQVANLITPLSIPGANAESVRILEAWEDDPPPPPPDPGEDSQNQGPSGHDGNTAAGVDPINVTNGNFYTQDQDLYLTGRGLNIDFVRTYNSRTEANGAFGYGWAHSYAIAVREQDDGSIVAINEQGGQYTFTRTADGSYTPPAGNHDTLSKLADGSFTLRDKHGVTKVFDSGGKVQRITDPNGNQITITYDEARRPIVIEDTVGRQTRLTYDANNRITQMTDPAGRVFAYTYDGDNLSVVTYPDGKTVRYAYDSTHNLTVITNPDGYRGFIGYNADDRAISFSYEGDNHKVTLAYDVDNKRTSATDSRGNVTTYHYDFVGGNGVVTQLDDPLGGVQSWTWDGDVNRTSATDALGRTTSMTYDAKGNLLTSTDALGYVLTNTYDPVYSRLTSTTDAAGARTTMTYDANGNLTVTVDPLGNTTRYTNDAYGRMVRIVDPAGAATTLGYTATSNVAEIIDPSGAKTTLAYDLIGRITRATDPAGKTNAMSYDAMGQLTQVTQADGSRFSYTYNGQGQRLTATDAAGATTRFAYDVANRLISITDALGNITRFAYDTEGNRTAVTDPKGGTTRYLYDALNRLARQTDAAGNQTGYQYDAVGNLLQEVDANGQVTAYAYDRLNRPSTMIDALGNSQYYSYDARGNMTQFTNAKGNATVNAFDLLGRLVRTTDPLGNSTRYSYDSIGNLASRTDANGATTQYSYDSMRRLREMRYPNATSTTFTYDLLGRMNSVTSAAGAITYQYDALDRVISETQPGNRTLRYSYDAAGRRTSLTDPYGRVIRYTYDSAGRNTAVTDPEGRTTAYAYDATGLVTAITNPNSTRTALTYDVLGRLTQLANYGRGDTIDSRFSYTYDKLGNKATATDNDGIVTAYSYDALNRLTRVARSGSTGALDQFDYTYDAVGNRVKQTTGRMAQNQWSTQSTDYTYDAADRLLKANSDSFQYDKNGNVLNKSQLGITKASYQYDYDNRLVQANDVRYSYDALGRRIARYQGNTSTFFVFDGQRNLLEIDGSSNKAEEYISDAGGRLIAKLFLPPPTNQDTVGRYYEYDGLGSVVGMTNQQGSKVTNYRYEAFGSMADESGNQSNDLKWMGQYADSATGLYYMNARWYDPQIGRFISADPLPGNPFESGSTNRYAYALNNPIAYEDVSGLSARSSWQDWLSRIGSALLIAAAILVVIVVIALLVWYAAPWLAALLGGMGGGGLAAATAGAGGGAGAGAATAAAAQAATIAAAAQAAAAQAAAAAAAAAAAGTVMQMAGNGTPGNNQAQNKQFRGAVQEAEGKLGRRLSKDEIRQVHDEISGQNYSYREIVDLVLDMFGG; encoded by the coding sequence ATGCTACGACGGCAATTGAAGCGTGCCGTGTTGGTTTGGCTCAATCTGCTGCTGCTGATGTCGCTGCTGTATAGCGGCTCGCGGCTGGATCTCGCCGACAAGCGCGGGCTGCTGGTTTCACAACGAGCTGAAGCCGCCGTGATTATCCCCGATGCGTCCATTGGCTATAACTTCCAACTGGCCAGCCTGCGGATCACCGACCACAACCAGCAGACGGTGTTGAACACCGCCACGGGTCAGGTCTCGACCTCCGCCGTCCTGGACGGCATTCGTACCGGCAGCGTTGCGCTTGGCGAAACCACCCTCTCCGGAACCACCAAAGTCGGCATCTATCTGGTCAAAGATCAACTGACCACCCTGACCGGCGCGGCAGTCCGGCTCCAGATTCCGCTGCTGGGCTACGATGGACAGCTTGTCGAGACCGCGCCGGGCGTGTATACCGCCAATGTCGCCGATAGCGTAACCTTCACGCCGATCTTTGACGGTCAGGTCAGCGAAAGCGCCACGCGAAGCTGGCAGATCCAGCCGTTGAGCGCCACCTTCGGCAGCGAAGCCCTGCACGGCTCATCGGTAACGGCGTTTATCCCCAACGTGACGATCCCATCCGATGCCAGCCATAGCACCTCGATGTCGGTCTCGATGTCGGTCAAGTTTCTGGACACCGCGGGACAGCCACTGGCAAACAAAACGCTCCAGGCGCAGTTCGGCATCCCGGCCCGCAATTACACCGAGACGATCACGCTGACGACCGATGCCCAGGGCATTGCGACCTACACGCGCACGGAACCGTTCACCGTGAGTATTACTGGCGGTCAGGTCGCCAATCTGATCACGCCGCTCAGTATTCCGGGCGCGAACGCCGAGAGCGTGCGCATTCTGGAAGCCTGGGAAGACGATCCCCCCCCTCCGCCACCAGATCCCGGCGAAGATTCACAAAATCAGGGGCCATCCGGTCACGACGGCAATACCGCCGCAGGCGTAGACCCGATCAACGTGACCAACGGCAACTTCTACACGCAGGATCAGGACCTGTATCTGACTGGACGCGGTCTCAACATTGACTTTGTGCGTACCTACAACAGCCGCACGGAGGCCAACGGCGCGTTTGGCTATGGCTGGGCGCATAGCTACGCGATCGCGGTCAGAGAGCAGGACGATGGGAGTATCGTCGCAATCAATGAGCAGGGCGGGCAGTACACCTTTACCCGCACTGCCGATGGCAGCTACACCCCGCCTGCTGGCAACCACGACACGCTCTCCAAGCTGGCCGACGGCAGCTTTACGCTCCGCGACAAACATGGCGTAACCAAGGTCTTCGATAGCGGTGGGAAGGTGCAGCGGATCACCGATCCCAATGGCAACCAGATCACGATCACCTACGATGAGGCACGCCGACCGATCGTGATCGAAGATACCGTGGGTCGGCAGACTCGACTGACCTACGATGCCAACAATCGGATCACCCAGATGACCGATCCGGCGGGTCGGGTCTTTGCCTACACCTACGACGGGGATAACCTGAGTGTTGTGACCTATCCCGACGGCAAGACCGTGCGCTACGCTTACGACAGCACCCACAATCTGACGGTGATCACCAATCCCGATGGGTATCGCGGCTTCATCGGCTACAACGCCGACGACCGGGCGATCAGCTTCAGCTACGAGGGCGATAACCACAAGGTCACGCTGGCCTACGACGTTGACAACAAACGCACGAGTGCCACCGACTCGCGCGGCAACGTGACCACCTACCACTACGACTTTGTGGGCGGCAACGGCGTGGTGACGCAGCTTGACGATCCGCTGGGCGGCGTGCAGTCGTGGACCTGGGACGGCGATGTCAATCGGACCTCGGCGACCGATGCGCTGGGCCGTACCACGAGCATGACCTATGATGCCAAGGGCAATCTGCTGACCAGCACCGATGCGCTCGGCTACGTGCTTACCAATACCTATGACCCAGTGTATAGCCGTTTGACCAGCACTACGGACGCGGCTGGCGCACGAACTACGATGACCTATGACGCCAATGGCAACTTGACGGTCACGGTCGATCCCCTCGGCAATACCACACGCTACACGAACGATGCCTATGGACGCATGGTGCGCATTGTCGATCCGGCGGGAGCAGCAACGACGCTCGGCTATACCGCCACTAGCAACGTAGCTGAGATTATCGATCCCAGCGGCGCGAAGACGACCCTGGCGTATGACCTGATTGGACGTATCACCAGGGCGACCGATCCCGCCGGGAAGACCAACGCCATGAGCTACGATGCGATGGGCCAGCTCACGCAGGTAACGCAGGCGGACGGCTCGCGGTTCAGCTATACCTACAATGGACAGGGCCAGCGGCTGACTGCTACCGACGCTGCTGGTGCAACCACTCGCTTCGCCTATGATGTCGCCAACCGCCTGATCAGCATCACTGATGCGCTCGGCAACATCACCCGCTTCGCCTATGATACCGAGGGCAACCGCACCGCGGTCACCGATCCCAAAGGCGGGACTACCCGCTATCTGTACGACGCGCTCAACCGGCTGGCCCGTCAAACCGATGCCGCAGGCAACCAGACCGGCTACCAGTACGATGCCGTGGGCAATCTCCTGCAAGAGGTGGATGCCAACGGCCAGGTGACTGCCTATGCCTACGATCGGCTGAACCGGCCCTCGACCATGATCGATGCGCTCGGCAACTCCCAGTACTATTCCTACGATGCGCGCGGCAATATGACGCAGTTTACCAACGCCAAAGGCAACGCCACAGTGAATGCCTTTGACCTGCTCGGACGATTGGTGCGCACAACTGATCCCCTAGGCAACAGCACCCGCTATAGCTATGACAGCATTGGTAATCTCGCAAGCCGCACCGATGCCAACGGCGCGACCACGCAGTACAGCTACGACAGCATGCGGCGGCTACGCGAGATGCGCTATCCCAATGCCACCAGCACGACCTTCACCTATGACCTCCTGGGACGCATGAACTCGGTCACTAGTGCAGCGGGCGCGATCACATACCAGTACGATGCGTTGGATCGGGTTATCAGTGAAACCCAGCCAGGCAATCGCACGCTGCGCTACAGCTATGATGCTGCGGGACGCCGCACCAGTCTGACCGATCCGTATGGTCGAGTGATCCGCTATACCTACGACAGCGCCGGACGCAATACCGCAGTGACCGATCCCGAAGGACGGACAACTGCGTATGCTTATGATGCCACCGGGTTAGTGACGGCGATCACCAATCCCAACAGCACCCGTACGGCGCTGACCTACGATGTCCTCGGTCGCCTGACCCAGCTTGCCAACTACGGTCGCGGCGATACGATCGATTCGCGGTTCAGCTACACCTACGATAAGCTCGGCAACAAGGCAACCGCGACTGACAATGATGGCATCGTGACCGCGTATAGCTACGACGCGCTCAACCGCCTGACTCGAGTGGCGCGCAGCGGCAGCACTGGCGCACTGGATCAGTTCGACTACACCTACGATGCCGTTGGCAACCGCGTCAAGCAGACCACCGGACGCATGGCCCAGAATCAGTGGTCAACGCAGAGCACTGACTACACCTATGACGCTGCTGATCGCCTGCTCAAGGCCAATAGCGATAGCTTTCAGTATGACAAGAACGGTAACGTACTGAACAAGTCGCAGCTTGGCATTACCAAAGCTAGCTACCAGTACGACTACGACAACCGGCTGGTGCAGGCGAACGACGTGCGCTACAGCTACGATGCGCTCGGACGCCGGATCGCCCGCTATCAGGGCAATACCAGCACCTTCTTCGTCTTCGACGGCCAGCGTAACTTGCTGGAGATCGATGGGAGCAGCAACAAGGCCGAGGAGTATATCAGCGATGCCGGTGGACGTCTGATCGCCAAGCTCTTCCTGCCACCGCCGACCAACCAGGATACCGTTGGCCGCTACTACGAGTACGATGGCCTGGGCAGCGTGGTTGGCATGACCAACCAGCAGGGCAGCAAGGTCACGAATTACCGCTACGAGGCGTTCGGTAGTATGGCCGACGAGAGCGGCAACCAGAGCAACGATCTCAAGTGGATGGGCCAGTACGCCGACTCCGCCACCGGCCTATATTACATGAACGCGCGCTGGTACGATCCCCAGATTGGGCGGTTCATCTCCGCTGATCCCCTGCCGGGTAACCCTTTCGAGAGTGGCTCGACAAACCGCTATGCCTACGCCCTCAACAACCCGATCGCCTACGAAGACGTGAGCGGTTTGAGCGCCCGTTCATCCTGGCAAGACTGGCTTAGCCGGATTGGCAGCGCCCTGCTGATCGCCGCTGCGATCTTGGTAGTTATCGTCGTGATAGCCCTCCTCGTAT
- a CDS encoding MBL fold metallo-hydrolase, which translates to MDVLFLGGASGVGASCLALPLGSRWVVVDAGVRMDRSVDRLPDLAQLDGKDVAAIFVTHAHADHIGALPLLHQTFPTVPIYASLPTLRLMEVMLADAVRIMSRRAAEELEIPLFDAEVVAAMLRCVRPLPLSGTTQVPELPEVTIHTVQAGHVAGAIMLGFEAPSGRVLISGDVSMTPQRTIRGAGLPTLKHPDLLILESTYGALLHANRQAQEQRLAQTVAAQVQQGHVLIPAFALGRAQEVLMILQRAQRDHQIPEFPIWVDGLVRSVCAAYESFPQALAPALSRHLQNGGHAFFSRSVRPVESPAQRETILQGPPSCIVASSGMLTGGPSAWFAARLAGDERAAILITGYQDEEAPGRKLQAAVANGGGSIDLEGRSLLLRCRVDTYGLSAHADGHELAGLVRAVKPRITALVHGDAEARAVLGARIKELTHVVLPTDGESLTITLGGRHRPAVSVPPAIAERPEPIGDGAPLDLARLWQHLDDGTGVQTVSVREVVRLWWGEAAPADAEQDAAVALADAQPHFVELPGVAGLYRVRSATEVRRAQAAGVRATPTATTARPDQTALLALVQQHLGDAPDLYHRGVDPESGAITLAFHFPDVARERYAQAIQAVQDAGGVPVRIAPQPHQGALAQAALAALPEGLTVERNPSLRLDQRVVQLRCQGTAPGDAIAAAQRQFHELTGWTLEIVCRPAQGVPAPLPGAVPSRVPQQRLEYNAALAVAQALFPADTGCYKIGADQERGILLLRFHFPLRAQERYAEQLTTVAERTGWQVQVHPAGHQGALETTIRRLLPSQVTLVGAPSLHQDRREVVARYRGTLTPTEITVAGTAFLEVTGWTLQFRPA; encoded by the coding sequence ATGGACGTGTTGTTTCTCGGTGGCGCATCCGGCGTGGGCGCGAGCTGTCTGGCGCTCCCGCTTGGCTCGCGCTGGGTGGTCGTCGATGCCGGCGTGCGCATGGATCGTTCCGTTGACCGGCTCCCCGACCTGGCCCAGCTCGACGGCAAGGACGTGGCCGCCATCTTTGTGACTCATGCCCACGCCGACCATATTGGGGCGCTCCCGCTCCTCCATCAGACGTTCCCCACCGTCCCGATCTACGCCTCGCTGCCGACCCTGCGCCTGATGGAGGTGATGCTCGCCGACGCGGTGCGGATCATGAGCCGCCGCGCCGCCGAGGAGCTGGAGATCCCGCTCTTCGACGCCGAGGTAGTCGCCGCCATGCTCCGCTGCGTCCGCCCGCTGCCGCTCAGTGGCACCACCCAGGTTCCCGAACTGCCCGAGGTGACGATCCACACCGTCCAGGCCGGCCACGTCGCCGGGGCGATCATGCTCGGCTTCGAGGCACCGAGCGGACGGGTGCTGATCAGCGGCGATGTGAGTATGACCCCGCAGCGCACCATTCGCGGCGCGGGCCTGCCCACCTTGAAGCACCCCGATCTGCTGATCCTGGAGTCGACCTACGGCGCGCTGCTCCACGCCAACCGCCAGGCCCAGGAGCAGCGCCTGGCCCAGACCGTCGCCGCCCAGGTCCAGCAGGGCCACGTCCTGATCCCGGCCTTTGCGCTGGGCCGGGCGCAAGAGGTGCTGATGATCCTCCAACGGGCGCAACGGGATCATCAGATCCCGGAATTTCCGATCTGGGTTGATGGCCTGGTCCGCTCGGTCTGCGCGGCCTACGAGTCGTTTCCCCAGGCGCTCGCGCCCGCGCTCAGCCGCCATCTCCAGAACGGGGGCCACGCCTTCTTCAGCCGCAGTGTGCGCCCGGTGGAGTCGCCCGCGCAGCGCGAGACGATCCTTCAAGGACCGCCAAGCTGTATCGTCGCGAGCAGCGGCATGCTCACCGGCGGGCCAAGCGCCTGGTTCGCGGCGCGGCTGGCCGGGGACGAGCGGGCCGCAATCCTGATCACGGGCTATCAGGATGAGGAAGCGCCGGGGCGGAAGCTCCAGGCAGCTGTGGCGAATGGTGGCGGGAGCATCGACCTGGAAGGTCGCTCGCTGCTGCTGCGCTGTCGAGTGGACACCTACGGGTTGAGCGCCCACGCCGACGGGCATGAACTCGCGGGGCTGGTGCGCGCCGTCAAGCCGCGAATCACGGCGCTGGTGCATGGCGACGCCGAGGCCCGCGCCGTGCTGGGGGCGCGGATCAAGGAGCTGACGCATGTGGTGTTGCCCACGGACGGCGAGTCCTTGACGATCACGCTGGGAGGCCGACACCGTCCGGCGGTATCCGTCCCACCGGCGATCGCCGAACGCCCGGAGCCGATCGGGGACGGTGCGCCGCTGGATCTCGCACGCCTGTGGCAGCACCTCGACGACGGCACAGGCGTCCAGACCGTCAGCGTGCGCGAGGTCGTCCGGCTCTGGTGGGGCGAGGCTGCTCCTGCGGATGCGGAACAGGACGCGGCGGTGGCCCTGGCTGACGCCCAGCCCCATTTCGTGGAGCTGCCAGGCGTGGCGGGGCTGTACCGGGTGCGGTCAGCGACCGAGGTGCGCCGAGCACAGGCCGCCGGGGTGCGTGCCACGCCCACCGCGACCACGGCCCGACCGGATCAGACCGCGCTGCTGGCGCTGGTGCAACAGCACCTGGGCGACGCGCCGGATCTCTACCATCGCGGGGTGGACCCGGAGAGCGGTGCGATCACCCTGGCGTTTCATTTCCCCGACGTGGCGCGCGAGCGGTATGCCCAGGCGATCCAGGCCGTGCAGGACGCCGGCGGCGTCCCGGTGCGGATCGCGCCGCAGCCGCACCAGGGTGCGCTGGCCCAGGCGGCGCTGGCGGCGCTCCCGGAGGGGCTGACCGTGGAGCGCAATCCCTCGCTCCGGCTCGATCAGCGCGTGGTGCAACTCCGCTGTCAGGGCACGGCCCCCGGCGACGCCATCGCTGCCGCACAACGCCAGTTTCACGAGCTGACTGGCTGGACGCTGGAGATCGTGTGCCGCCCGGCGCAGGGGGTACCTGCGCCGCTCCCAGGAGCCGTGCCGAGCCGCGTGCCGCAGCAGCGCCTGGAGTACAATGCGGCGCTGGCGGTGGCCCAGGCGCTGTTTCCCGCCGACACCGGCTGTTACAAGATCGGCGCGGATCAGGAGCGCGGCATCCTGCTGCTACGCTTTCACTTTCCCCTGCGGGCGCAGGAGCGCTACGCCGAGCAGTTGACGACCGTGGCGGAGCGCACGGGGTGGCAGGTGCAGGTCCATCCCGCCGGGCATCAGGGCGCGCTCGAAACCACGATCCGCCGCCTGCTGCCGAGTCAGGTCACGCTGGTGGGCGCGCCGTCGCTCCATCAGGACCGGCGGGAAGTCGTGGCCCGCTATCGCGGCACGCTTACCCCCACCGAGATAACCGTAGCCGGAACGGCGTTTTTGGAGGTCACGGGCTGGACGCTCCAGTTCCGGCCTGCGTGA
- a CDS encoding Yip1 family protein yields the protein MSGFRMRPFNATTTGLFLHLLIRPARTIERVLTTPPRFGSIVIFLTIISLLRGVLDGVLVLLNDEQLWAMWVSGRLLAWFTGKAVPLLLADWLAVYVRWFGFALVPYLLGRFCGGTGRLVDFLRLYGIALGIYVVTVLPNFAYFFVPLPLVRFDAAPQFRPALGVGQIFTSTWLAWVTYVSLRRVHGLPAFESLAIGMLTPALNIAALVLPGAIIFNLPSARLWSEQLIASSTLLGFSAASVVLIAGALLLMRWVSSAERRSSGGSTASHPGSPHLIHDSSPRSG from the coding sequence ATGTCAGGGTTTCGCATGCGCCCGTTCAACGCCACCACCACTGGCTTGTTTCTGCACCTGCTGATCCGTCCAGCCCGCACAATCGAGCGCGTGCTGACCACACCACCACGCTTTGGGTCGATCGTGATCTTTTTGACGATCATCAGCCTGCTGCGTGGCGTGCTGGATGGGGTACTCGTGCTGCTCAACGACGAGCAACTCTGGGCGATGTGGGTCAGTGGACGGCTGCTCGCCTGGTTTACAGGTAAAGCCGTTCCGCTGCTGCTCGCCGACTGGCTCGCGGTCTATGTGCGCTGGTTTGGCTTCGCGCTGGTGCCGTATCTGCTGGGCCGCTTCTGTGGCGGCACGGGTCGGCTGGTCGATTTTCTGCGGCTGTACGGCATTGCGCTGGGCATTTATGTGGTCACCGTGCTGCCGAACTTCGCGTATTTCTTCGTGCCGCTCCCACTGGTGCGCTTCGATGCCGCGCCGCAGTTCCGGCCCGCGCTGGGGGTGGGGCAGATCTTCACGTCCACCTGGCTGGCTTGGGTGACCTACGTGAGCTTGCGGCGCGTCCACGGGCTGCCCGCGTTTGAGTCGCTCGCGATCGGCATGCTGACGCCTGCCTTGAACATCGCGGCGCTGGTACTGCCGGGTGCGATCATCTTCAATCTGCCGTCGGCGCGTTTGTGGAGCGAACAGCTGATCGCGTCCTCGACGCTGCTGGGCTTTAGCGCCGCGAGCGTGGTGCTGATCGCGGGCGCGCTGCTGCTCATGCGCTGGGTGAGTAGCGCCGAGCGGCGATCCAGCGGTGGCAGCACAGCGTCCCATCCTGGCAGTCCTCATCTGATCCACGATTCCTCACCCCGCTCCGGCTGA